In the Malaya genurostris strain Urasoe2022 chromosome 1, Malgen_1.1, whole genome shotgun sequence genome, one interval contains:
- the LOC131425135 gene encoding protein singed isoform X1: MNGSNYEINTNGDILSQNQQKGWWTIGLINGLYKYMTAETFGYKLNANGASLKKKQLWTLEPSNTGENRWQPGANTKPDDKGIIYLKSHLGRYLSVDSFGNVLCESEERDAGSRFQISIADDNSGRWALKNEQRGYFLGGTPEKLTCTAKAPGKGEFWSVHLAARPQVNLRSVGRKRFAHLSESQDEIHVDANIPWGEDTLFTLEFRADEEGRYALHTCNNKYLNSTGKLETKCTDDCLFSAEYHSGHLALRDRHGLYLSPIGSKAVLKSRSQTVTRDELFSLEDSLPQASFIAALNNKYVSVKQGVDVTANQDEIGDNETFQLEYDWSAHRWALRTTQVDRYWCLSTGGGIQATGSRRSADALFELVWHGDGSVSFRANNGKLLSTKRSGHLFATADMIEDTTKFYFYLINRPILVLKCEQGFVGYRAPGSNKLECNKAVYETILVERAHKGVVFFKGQNGKYWRIDGEGIAADSDTPVDGFYIELREPTRICLRSNDGRYLGATKNGTFKLVDTGYETATQWEY, translated from the exons atgaatggctcAAACTACGAAATTAACACGAATGGCGATATTCTATCACAGAACCAGCAGAAGGGTTGGTGGACCATCGGTCTCATAAACGGTTTGTACAAGTACATGACGGCCGAAACCTTCGGCTACAAACTGAATGCAAACGGAGCTAGTCTGAAAAAGAAACAACTCTGGACACTGGAACCTTCAAACACCGGAGAAA ATCGCTGGCAACCTGGTGCCAACACAAAGCCAGATGATAAAG GTATTATTTATTTGAAATCTCATTTGGGCAGATATCTGTCAGTAGATTCGTTCGGCAATGTGCTGTGTGAGTCGGAGGAACGCGATGCCGGTAGTCGTTTCCAGATCAGTATCGCCGATGACAACTCTGGCCGGTGGGCATTGAAAAATGAACAGCGTGGCTACTTCCTTGGTGGAACCCCCGAAAAACTGACATGCACGGCTAAAGCTCCGGGTAAGGGAGAGTTTTGGAGCGTGCATCTCGCTGCCAGGCCACAG GTGAATCTACGCTCTGTTGGACGTAAGCGTTTCGCTCATCTATCAGAGTCACAAGACGAGATCCACGTTGATGCTAACATTCCGTGGGGCGAAGATACACtcttcacacttgaattccgtGCTGACGAAGAGGGACGATACGCACTGCACACATGCAACAATAA ATACCTCAACTCAACCGGTAAGCTGGAAACCAAATGCACCGACGATTGTCTCTTCAGTGCAGAATATCATAGTGGTCACCTGGCTCTGCGTGATCGTCACGGATTGTATTTGTCTCCAATCGGATCTAAGGCTGTATTAAAATCACGTTCCCAAACTGTTACCCGTGAtgaattgttttcattggaggATTCACTGCCACAGGCCTCATTCATTGCTGCCTTGAATAACAAATATGTTTCGGTAAAGCAAGGTGTCGATGTGACTGCCAATCAGGATGAAATCGGAGACAACGAAACATTTCAGTTGGAGTATGATTGGTCCGCTCATCGTTGGGCACTCAGGACAACTCAGGTA GATCGTTACTGGTGCCTGTCCACTGGTGGTGGTATTCAAGCTACGGGTAGTCGTCGTTCTGCTGATGCCTTGTTTGAATTGGTTTGGCATGGAGACGGTTCTGTATCTTTCCGTGCAAACAATGGGAAACTGCTGTCTACGAAACGCTCCGGACATTTATTTGCTACAGCTGACATGATAGAGGATACTACTAAATTCTATTTCTATCTGATCAACCGTCCAATTTTGGTTCTAAAATGTGAACAAGGGTTCGTGGGCTATCGAGCCCCTGGTAGCAACAAATTAGAGTGCAATAAAGCTGTTTATGAAACAATTTTGGTCGAACGTGCTCATAAGGGTGTCGTTTTCTTCAAAG GGCAAAATGGAAAATACTGGCGAATCGACGGCGAAGGTATAGCCGCTGATTCGGATACACCAGTTGATGGCTTCTACATTGAATTGCGTGAGCCAACTCGCATTTGCTTACGCTCAAATGATGGTCGGTACCTTGGAGCAACGAAGAATGGAACATTTAAACTGGTTGATACTGGCTATGAAACTGCCACTCAGTGGGAATACTAA
- the LOC131425135 gene encoding protein singed isoform X3: MNGSNYEINTNGDILSQNQQKGWWTIGLINGLYKYMTAETFGYKLNANGASLKKKQLWTLEPSNTGESIIYLKSHLGRYLSVDSFGNVLCESEERDAGSRFQISIADDNSGRWALKNEQRGYFLGGTPEKLTCTAKAPGKGEFWSVHLAARPQVNLRSVGRKRFAHLSESQDEIHVDANIPWGEDTLFTLEFRADEEGRYALHTCNNKYLNSTGKLETKCTDDCLFSAEYHSGHLALRDRHGLYLSPIGSKAVLKSRSQTVTRDELFSLEDSLPQASFIAALNNKYVSVKQGVDVTANQDEIGDNETFQLEYDWSAHRWALRTTQVDRYWCLSTGGGIQATGSRRSADALFELVWHGDGSVSFRANNGKLLSTKRSGHLFATADMIEDTTKFYFYLINRPILVLKCEQGFVGYRAPGSNKLECNKAVYETILVERAHKGVVFFKGQNGKYWRIDGEGIAADSDTPVDGFYIELREPTRICLRSNDGRYLGATKNGTFKLVDTGYETATQWEY; encoded by the exons atgaatggctcAAACTACGAAATTAACACGAATGGCGATATTCTATCACAGAACCAGCAGAAGGGTTGGTGGACCATCGGTCTCATAAACGGTTTGTACAAGTACATGACGGCCGAAACCTTCGGCTACAAACTGAATGCAAACGGAGCTAGTCTGAAAAAGAAACAACTCTGGACACTGGAACCTTCAAACACCGGAGAAA GTATTATTTATTTGAAATCTCATTTGGGCAGATATCTGTCAGTAGATTCGTTCGGCAATGTGCTGTGTGAGTCGGAGGAACGCGATGCCGGTAGTCGTTTCCAGATCAGTATCGCCGATGACAACTCTGGCCGGTGGGCATTGAAAAATGAACAGCGTGGCTACTTCCTTGGTGGAACCCCCGAAAAACTGACATGCACGGCTAAAGCTCCGGGTAAGGGAGAGTTTTGGAGCGTGCATCTCGCTGCCAGGCCACAG GTGAATCTACGCTCTGTTGGACGTAAGCGTTTCGCTCATCTATCAGAGTCACAAGACGAGATCCACGTTGATGCTAACATTCCGTGGGGCGAAGATACACtcttcacacttgaattccgtGCTGACGAAGAGGGACGATACGCACTGCACACATGCAACAATAA ATACCTCAACTCAACCGGTAAGCTGGAAACCAAATGCACCGACGATTGTCTCTTCAGTGCAGAATATCATAGTGGTCACCTGGCTCTGCGTGATCGTCACGGATTGTATTTGTCTCCAATCGGATCTAAGGCTGTATTAAAATCACGTTCCCAAACTGTTACCCGTGAtgaattgttttcattggaggATTCACTGCCACAGGCCTCATTCATTGCTGCCTTGAATAACAAATATGTTTCGGTAAAGCAAGGTGTCGATGTGACTGCCAATCAGGATGAAATCGGAGACAACGAAACATTTCAGTTGGAGTATGATTGGTCCGCTCATCGTTGGGCACTCAGGACAACTCAGGTA GATCGTTACTGGTGCCTGTCCACTGGTGGTGGTATTCAAGCTACGGGTAGTCGTCGTTCTGCTGATGCCTTGTTTGAATTGGTTTGGCATGGAGACGGTTCTGTATCTTTCCGTGCAAACAATGGGAAACTGCTGTCTACGAAACGCTCCGGACATTTATTTGCTACAGCTGACATGATAGAGGATACTACTAAATTCTATTTCTATCTGATCAACCGTCCAATTTTGGTTCTAAAATGTGAACAAGGGTTCGTGGGCTATCGAGCCCCTGGTAGCAACAAATTAGAGTGCAATAAAGCTGTTTATGAAACAATTTTGGTCGAACGTGCTCATAAGGGTGTCGTTTTCTTCAAAG GGCAAAATGGAAAATACTGGCGAATCGACGGCGAAGGTATAGCCGCTGATTCGGATACACCAGTTGATGGCTTCTACATTGAATTGCGTGAGCCAACTCGCATTTGCTTACGCTCAAATGATGGTCGGTACCTTGGAGCAACGAAGAATGGAACATTTAAACTGGTTGATACTGGCTATGAAACTGCCACTCAGTGGGAATACTAA
- the LOC131425135 gene encoding protein singed isoform X4, translating to MNGSNYEINTNGDILSQNQQKGWWTIGLINGLYKYMTAETFGYKLNANGASLKKKQLWTLEPSNTGESIIYLKSHLGRYLSVDSFGNVLCESEERDAGSRFQISIADDNSGRWALKNEQRGYFLGGTPEKLTCTAKAPGKGEFWSVHLAARPQVNLRSVGRKRFAHLSESQDEIHVDANIPWGEDTLFTLEFRADEEGRYALHTCNNKYLNSTGKLETKCTDDCLFSAEYHSGHLALRDRHGLYLSPIGSKAVLKSRSQTVTRDELFSLEDSLPQASFIAALNNKYVSVKQGVDVTANQDEIGDNETFQLEYDWSAHRWALRTTQDRYWCLSTGGGIQATGSRRSADALFELVWHGDGSVSFRANNGKLLSTKRSGHLFATADMIEDTTKFYFYLINRPILVLKCEQGFVGYRAPGSNKLECNKAVYETILVERAHKGVVFFKGQNGKYWRIDGEGIAADSDTPVDGFYIELREPTRICLRSNDGRYLGATKNGTFKLVDTGYETATQWEY from the exons atgaatggctcAAACTACGAAATTAACACGAATGGCGATATTCTATCACAGAACCAGCAGAAGGGTTGGTGGACCATCGGTCTCATAAACGGTTTGTACAAGTACATGACGGCCGAAACCTTCGGCTACAAACTGAATGCAAACGGAGCTAGTCTGAAAAAGAAACAACTCTGGACACTGGAACCTTCAAACACCGGAGAAA GTATTATTTATTTGAAATCTCATTTGGGCAGATATCTGTCAGTAGATTCGTTCGGCAATGTGCTGTGTGAGTCGGAGGAACGCGATGCCGGTAGTCGTTTCCAGATCAGTATCGCCGATGACAACTCTGGCCGGTGGGCATTGAAAAATGAACAGCGTGGCTACTTCCTTGGTGGAACCCCCGAAAAACTGACATGCACGGCTAAAGCTCCGGGTAAGGGAGAGTTTTGGAGCGTGCATCTCGCTGCCAGGCCACAG GTGAATCTACGCTCTGTTGGACGTAAGCGTTTCGCTCATCTATCAGAGTCACAAGACGAGATCCACGTTGATGCTAACATTCCGTGGGGCGAAGATACACtcttcacacttgaattccgtGCTGACGAAGAGGGACGATACGCACTGCACACATGCAACAATAA ATACCTCAACTCAACCGGTAAGCTGGAAACCAAATGCACCGACGATTGTCTCTTCAGTGCAGAATATCATAGTGGTCACCTGGCTCTGCGTGATCGTCACGGATTGTATTTGTCTCCAATCGGATCTAAGGCTGTATTAAAATCACGTTCCCAAACTGTTACCCGTGAtgaattgttttcattggaggATTCACTGCCACAGGCCTCATTCATTGCTGCCTTGAATAACAAATATGTTTCGGTAAAGCAAGGTGTCGATGTGACTGCCAATCAGGATGAAATCGGAGACAACGAAACATTTCAGTTGGAGTATGATTGGTCCGCTCATCGTTGGGCACTCAGGACAACTCAG GATCGTTACTGGTGCCTGTCCACTGGTGGTGGTATTCAAGCTACGGGTAGTCGTCGTTCTGCTGATGCCTTGTTTGAATTGGTTTGGCATGGAGACGGTTCTGTATCTTTCCGTGCAAACAATGGGAAACTGCTGTCTACGAAACGCTCCGGACATTTATTTGCTACAGCTGACATGATAGAGGATACTACTAAATTCTATTTCTATCTGATCAACCGTCCAATTTTGGTTCTAAAATGTGAACAAGGGTTCGTGGGCTATCGAGCCCCTGGTAGCAACAAATTAGAGTGCAATAAAGCTGTTTATGAAACAATTTTGGTCGAACGTGCTCATAAGGGTGTCGTTTTCTTCAAAG GGCAAAATGGAAAATACTGGCGAATCGACGGCGAAGGTATAGCCGCTGATTCGGATACACCAGTTGATGGCTTCTACATTGAATTGCGTGAGCCAACTCGCATTTGCTTACGCTCAAATGATGGTCGGTACCTTGGAGCAACGAAGAATGGAACATTTAAACTGGTTGATACTGGCTATGAAACTGCCACTCAGTGGGAATACTAA
- the LOC131425135 gene encoding protein singed isoform X2 gives MNGSNYEINTNGDILSQNQQKGWWTIGLINGLYKYMTAETFGYKLNANGASLKKKQLWTLEPSNTGENRWQPGANTKPDDKGIIYLKSHLGRYLSVDSFGNVLCESEERDAGSRFQISIADDNSGRWALKNEQRGYFLGGTPEKLTCTAKAPGKGEFWSVHLAARPQVNLRSVGRKRFAHLSESQDEIHVDANIPWGEDTLFTLEFRADEEGRYALHTCNNKYLNSTGKLETKCTDDCLFSAEYHSGHLALRDRHGLYLSPIGSKAVLKSRSQTVTRDELFSLEDSLPQASFIAALNNKYVSVKQGVDVTANQDEIGDNETFQLEYDWSAHRWALRTTQDRYWCLSTGGGIQATGSRRSADALFELVWHGDGSVSFRANNGKLLSTKRSGHLFATADMIEDTTKFYFYLINRPILVLKCEQGFVGYRAPGSNKLECNKAVYETILVERAHKGVVFFKGQNGKYWRIDGEGIAADSDTPVDGFYIELREPTRICLRSNDGRYLGATKNGTFKLVDTGYETATQWEY, from the exons atgaatggctcAAACTACGAAATTAACACGAATGGCGATATTCTATCACAGAACCAGCAGAAGGGTTGGTGGACCATCGGTCTCATAAACGGTTTGTACAAGTACATGACGGCCGAAACCTTCGGCTACAAACTGAATGCAAACGGAGCTAGTCTGAAAAAGAAACAACTCTGGACACTGGAACCTTCAAACACCGGAGAAA ATCGCTGGCAACCTGGTGCCAACACAAAGCCAGATGATAAAG GTATTATTTATTTGAAATCTCATTTGGGCAGATATCTGTCAGTAGATTCGTTCGGCAATGTGCTGTGTGAGTCGGAGGAACGCGATGCCGGTAGTCGTTTCCAGATCAGTATCGCCGATGACAACTCTGGCCGGTGGGCATTGAAAAATGAACAGCGTGGCTACTTCCTTGGTGGAACCCCCGAAAAACTGACATGCACGGCTAAAGCTCCGGGTAAGGGAGAGTTTTGGAGCGTGCATCTCGCTGCCAGGCCACAG GTGAATCTACGCTCTGTTGGACGTAAGCGTTTCGCTCATCTATCAGAGTCACAAGACGAGATCCACGTTGATGCTAACATTCCGTGGGGCGAAGATACACtcttcacacttgaattccgtGCTGACGAAGAGGGACGATACGCACTGCACACATGCAACAATAA ATACCTCAACTCAACCGGTAAGCTGGAAACCAAATGCACCGACGATTGTCTCTTCAGTGCAGAATATCATAGTGGTCACCTGGCTCTGCGTGATCGTCACGGATTGTATTTGTCTCCAATCGGATCTAAGGCTGTATTAAAATCACGTTCCCAAACTGTTACCCGTGAtgaattgttttcattggaggATTCACTGCCACAGGCCTCATTCATTGCTGCCTTGAATAACAAATATGTTTCGGTAAAGCAAGGTGTCGATGTGACTGCCAATCAGGATGAAATCGGAGACAACGAAACATTTCAGTTGGAGTATGATTGGTCCGCTCATCGTTGGGCACTCAGGACAACTCAG GATCGTTACTGGTGCCTGTCCACTGGTGGTGGTATTCAAGCTACGGGTAGTCGTCGTTCTGCTGATGCCTTGTTTGAATTGGTTTGGCATGGAGACGGTTCTGTATCTTTCCGTGCAAACAATGGGAAACTGCTGTCTACGAAACGCTCCGGACATTTATTTGCTACAGCTGACATGATAGAGGATACTACTAAATTCTATTTCTATCTGATCAACCGTCCAATTTTGGTTCTAAAATGTGAACAAGGGTTCGTGGGCTATCGAGCCCCTGGTAGCAACAAATTAGAGTGCAATAAAGCTGTTTATGAAACAATTTTGGTCGAACGTGCTCATAAGGGTGTCGTTTTCTTCAAAG GGCAAAATGGAAAATACTGGCGAATCGACGGCGAAGGTATAGCCGCTGATTCGGATACACCAGTTGATGGCTTCTACATTGAATTGCGTGAGCCAACTCGCATTTGCTTACGCTCAAATGATGGTCGGTACCTTGGAGCAACGAAGAATGGAACATTTAAACTGGTTGATACTGGCTATGAAACTGCCACTCAGTGGGAATACTAA
- the LOC131425137 gene encoding uncharacterized protein LOC131425137, producing MSYILVIFGYCVLISTIVYCDKIDTSCTSGRFSAVRMGNCKGFYYCIEVPTGSFYAVKYECPVGESFYNAGQRCLLDGSFNCDESASDTIFQDKNALNHFQCPAPGHFPDTKSYDCKTYYTCSLDGNNELVGKLVTCLNDTLFSWDEKKCVSDFSYECPNFVPTMVLITNSIMSQKTNFLNEFICPSAGRYENTESSDCRDYYLCTVSADATIKATLTQCPSTTVFSPDDKKCVKSSQYQCPAQTKPVEATSTTIALTPEVGYQCPGIGQYPHEESPECNSYYVCTLDVFGDLIAVLTDCPQSTIFSWDENKCVSRNLFTCPNTELKETTTLPSTSIVSTTQTVDYKCTGSGSYPNKNSHDCTTYYLCLTGLDGFLFAVIIGCPELKIFSWDTRTCVSASSYICPNQTPPSTKVPEITMPTTTIPISSTTIFLTTSPSESITTTWATTSTLFQTTSIAYSSTSISSPSYPEQNMCKSAGRYPNLEQPDCQSYNYCIQTANGNFLKYTFKCPAKSFFDPVKQSCSTNYECPHVPTDVTTEVDTTLLPFNCTRSGRFPNLLSSSCESYVYCMKTTDGKLLTYVFKCPASFLFSPNEGRCSLSHECKY from the coding sequence atgtcgtACATATTAGTAATATTTGGGTATTGTGTTTTAATTTCAACGATAGtttattgtgataaaatcgatacTAGTTGCACTAGCGGAAGGTTTAGCGCAGTTCGTATGGGCAACTGCAAGGGATTTTATTATTGTATCGAGGTGCCCACCGGTAGTTTTTATGCAGTCAAATACGAATGTCCTGTTGGAGAATCGTTTTACAACGCTGGACAGAGATGTTTATTGGATGGTAGCTTTAATTGCGACGAATCAGCAAGTGACACCATATTTCAGGATAAAAATGCTTTAAATCATTTCCAATGCCCAGCGCCTGGACATTTTCCCGATACAAAATCATATGATTGTAAAACGTACTATACATGTTCATTGGATGGAAACAACGAGTTGGTGGGCAAATTAGTAACGTGTCTTAATGATACATTATTCTCATgggatgagaagaaatgtgtaagTGATTTTTCCTACGAGTGTCCAAATTTCGTGCCAACAATGGTTCTGATTACCAACTCAATCATGTCGCAGAAAACGAATTTTTTAAACGAGTTTATATGTCCATCCGCTGGTCGATATGAAAATACGGAATCTAGTGATTGCAGAGATTACTATCTATGTACGGTATCTGCTGATGCGACGATTAAGGCTACCCTAACTCAATGTCCATCGACCACGGTATTCTCACCGGATGATAAAAAATGTGTCAAATCATCGCAATATCAATGTCCAGCCCAGACTAAGCCTGTGGAGGCAACTTCGACCACTATAGCTTTAACTCCCGAGGTTGGATATCAATGTCCAGGAATTGGTCAATATCCTCACGAAGAGTCTCCTGAATGTAATTCTTATTATGTGTGTACTTTGGATGTATTTGGAGATCTTATTGCTGTATTGACTGATTGCCCACAATCTACGATATTCTCCTGGGATGAAAACAAATGTGTATCGAGGAATTTATTTACATGTCCTAATACCGAACTAAAAGAAACAACTACACTACCTTCAACATCAATCGTTTCCACAACGCAAACTGTTGACTATAAATGTACAGGTTCTGGGTCTTACCCGAACAAAAATTCACATGACTGTACAACTTATTACTTATGTTTAACCGGATTGGATGGATTCTTATTCGCAGTGATAATTGGCTGCCCAGAACTTAAAATTTTTTCTTGGGATACTAGGACATGCGTTTCTGCATCATCCTATATCTGTCCAAATCAAACCCCTCCATCAACAAAAGTTCCAGAAATTACGATGCCAACAACCACTATACCGATATCATCAACTACGATCTTTTTGACAACCTCTCCATCAGAATCAATAACGACAACATGGGCAACTACATCAACTTTGTTTCAAACGACCTCAATCGCATACTCTTCAACGTCTATTTCGTCCCCCTCATATCCTGAACAAAATATGTGTAAATCCGCCGGACGATATCCGAATCTAGAGCAACCCGACTGTCAATCTTacaattattgtattcaaaccgCCAATGGAAACTTTTTAAAATACACGTTTAAATGTCCTGCGAAGTCATTCTTCGACCCGGTGAAACAAAGTTGCTCCACCAACTACGAATGTCCTCATGTTCCAACTGATGTTACAACTGAAGTAGACACGACTTTATTACCTTTCAACTGCACCAGAAGTGGACGTTTTCCCAATCTGCTATCATCGTCCTGCGAATCTTACGTATATTGTATGAAAACAACTGATGGGAAACTATTGACCTACGTTTTCAAATGTCCAGCCTCATTTCTTTTCAGTCCAAACGAAGGAAGATGCTCGTTAAGTCATGAATGTAAATATTGA